The following is a genomic window from Oligoflexus sp..
GCAGGAGGAAGGCCATGCGGATGGATTTCGAGCGGTCGGTGACGCGTCGCGTGCGACTTATGATCTGGGATTCACGGCGTATGCGGCGGATCGTTTCCGTTTTCTGGGGCTGGATTGTTCATCCCATCGGGCGCAGGCCTTTATTTCCAGGCCGGATGTGCAGCGATCCATGCGGGAATTTTTTGTGATCAATGTCGTGCGGAATGTTTTTGCAAGGCCGCTGGAGGTGATCCTGCTCCTCGATCGCGTGCTCTGGATGGAAGAGCAGGGGCATGCGGTGGAGCTGCTGGCGTTCTTCGATCACAGCCTCTCACCGCGGAACCTCGGACTTTTTGCAGAGATCAAAAATTCATCTGCATCACAGCCTTCATGATCTGCCGCGCGTAATGCACCTTGGTCAACTCCCCATCGGCGCGTGGCGTATTATCCCCGTTGTAGCGTTCCAGGCCTGCGCGTATCCATTCCGCATCTCCCATGGTTTCCGTTGTGCAGCGTGAATTCTGGGCACAGACATAAGCGATCGCTGCTTTCAGAATGGTGGCGCCTGCTATGATCTGGGCTCCGTATTGATCCGGCTGCGAGAAGATGCGTTCCTTGCAGGACCGGGCCCATTCGGTGCGTGCGGTGAAATCCGCGAGCGTTTTTCCCACGGGAAAACTGGTCCAGTGTTTTTGAATGGCGTCCTGAAAATAAGTGGTCCCGCTGCCGGCATAGACGCGATTGCCGAGGTGTTCATACACGACACCGCTTTGATCCAAAAATTCATTGATGCCACTGATCGTGAGCTGGGTCAGACCCACAGCGCCAGTCGGAGAAACCGCCCGCGCATCGAAGGCCGATTCCTGAGCGATCATCGCCGTCAGTATCCTGGCATCCAGATCAAAATCCATGGCCAGGGTGCGAATAGCCGAAGCGAGAAGCTCGGGACTCTGAGGCCGAAGCCCCCAGACGGGAACCTGACGGCGGATAAAGGCGGCAAGGTCGGACTCAGTTGGTTGACGGCTCGCCATCATCACAGGAGCTGAAGCATAGGCAAGGCTAACGGGATAACCGGACAGTTCGCTGGACGCAGGAGGCAAAGGATCGGCGCAGGACACGCAGAGCATAAGCACGGCGGTCCATGCAGAACGCAGCATGGGCATAAACGTCTCTTTGTTTCGAGGGTGATGTCAGGCTTGAAATTTTAGGGGAGGGTGGCGAGGAAGTCAAATCGGAGAGGCAGGGGCCGCGTGGGCAGCCCTGCCTGGCTCAGGAATCAGAAGCTGTAGGAAACGCCGATCTGCATTTTCCAAACCGATTCCAGAAGACGGACGGTATCGGGTTCGGTTGTGCGCAGCTTGCTATAGATGTAGCGATTCGAAGCGGCATCATAGCCAACGTCGGCAACAGCGGCCATATAGGGGAAGTCGACCTGCTTCACCTGGCCCCATTTTTTATTCAGGAAGTTGGGCAGGTTTTCGATATCCAGCGCGATACGGGCTTTGCCGGTTGCACCGAAACCAGGAAGATCCTGGGCGAGGCGCATATCGAGTTTTTGGACCCAATCACTGAAGAAGGCATTGCGAGGAGCGATCTTGCCGCGATATTTGTCGAGGCCGTATTTATTCAAGAAGGCATTGAATTCACCTTCGTCGATCCCATTCAGGATCACGTCGCTGCCGTCACCTTTGGGAACGTAGAAGAGCATGCGGTTACGACCCGAGAAGGCCGAGCTTTCGCCGTACATACGGCCGAGGGTATCGCGGTTGCCACCCATGGTAAAGCTATAGGGCTGACCCGAGCGGCGTTCGAAGAAGAAGTTCACGCTGGACGTGAGGTCTTCGAAAAAGCTGGTTTCATAACCTGTGCTCAGCGTAATGCGATGCTTGGTTTCATAGATCGAACGGTCGAGACCAGGGTCGTTAGGATCATATTGAATCGCAACCTGACCGTAGTTACTGGTCGACACGGAGCTGGTACCGGGGTTCACTTCCTGAACGTCCTGCCAGGCGTAGCCAGTGGAAACGTTCCAGCCGTTATTGAAACGCTTGTAAAGGCTCATGCTCGCGGTGTGACCGTATCCTTTATCGGTGTTGGTCATCAGCATATCGTAGCCGCGAGCGACCTCAAATTCCTGGCCAGCGGTGCCAGCTGATGGAGTCGTATCGTAGATCGCGCGACCGTCCGGCCCCGTGGCCGTCGGAAGGTTATTGGCAAAGGAAGAATTGTTGCGACGCAGGTCCTTCCAGGTCAGGCCGTAACGGGTCTTGGTGTAGGTGTAGCTCAGGTCGAACTGAACATCGTCCACAACGTCCGGAATATCGAAGGTGTAGTCGAAGCCAGTTTGGAACTTATAGGACTGTGGAATCTTGAAATCAGGATCAAGGGCATCGACATTGCCGTCACCGGCAACCAGCTGCGAGCTGATGGCTGGAGGAATCTCACGACCATTAAAACCATTCATGAGCGCAGGATTACGCGTGTCCACATCATCTGTGCTGACGCCGGTATTCGTATAGCTGTTGGAAATCCAAACCCCAGGGGTGCCGCCGCCGAAGAGGCCGAAACCACCGCGCACGCGAAGATCGTCGTTGGCTTTATAGGCAAGACCAAGCCGCGGGAGGATCGCCTGCTTGCCGGACAGATCCTCGGTGTTGCTGAAGCCATAGCGATTGACGAAGTTCTCGTTGCGTTCAATGCTGCCTTTGGCGCTATAGAGTTCCGTGCGCACGCCGCCCCTTGCGGTCAAACGCGGCGTCAGCTGCCACTCATCCTGAAGGTAAACAGTGGAGACGCTGTAGCCCCAGTCCGCAGCCGCATCTTTTACGTTGTTGGTGACGGCATTGGCATAGAGGAGGCGCGAGGGTGTCTGGGCTTCGAAAGCCGCGATGCTATCATAGGTCGCAGAACCCTGGCTGTTGGGAACGAAGAGGTTATAGATATCGATCTGCTCGACTTGAACGCCGCCTGTGATGAGATGCTCATCGAGCAGGTAGTTGGCTTCCGCGCCGATGATGTTGCTGCTGTTTTCCAGTTCATTGGCATGACGGCTGCGGTCAGGTCCCAGATAAATGGAACCACCAGCCGCGGTTTTAACCTCAGCCTCCATAAAGCCATTGCCGTTCAGTGGAGTCTGCTCGGTCTTCACCTTTTTATTGCTCAGTTCGAACTTGGTGGAAAGAGCATCCGACCAGTCCGAGAAGAGGCGCACGGAACCGCTGTCCATCGTGTCCTTACGCTCGTAGCCGTAGGATGTGAGGTTCAGGCGGCGATCATCAGATCCACCAGCGTTGATATTGGTGCCCTGGGCTCTTTGATATTTCAATTCCAAACGGTGATCATCGTTGATCGTATAATCGAGTTTCAGAAGGGCTTTCAGATCATCTTCCTTGCCGCTTTTCGAAGGCACGCCGGCATCGAAACCATAAACCCGCCTGGAGATGTCCTGCACCTGCGCGACGTCATCGACAGTCACGCGCTCGACTTCAAAAGGTTTTCCCGAACCCAGCGCCCCTACCGATGCCGGTGTTGTGGACTTAAGACCTTCGACGTTGGCGAAGAAGTAAAGTTTATCCTGGATGACAGGACCGCTCAGCGAGACGCCGACCTGATTTTGTTCGAAATCAGATTTATAGCTGCGATCCTTGGTTTTCTTTCCTGTCAGGCCATCGGTTTGGCGAGTGTAACTCACGGAACCTTGGAATTCATCGGTACCGGATTTGGTGATGACGTTGATGCCGCCGCCCAGGAAGTTTCCATAGCGAACATCGAAGGGCGAACGCTCAACCGAGATTTCCTGAATCGCGGCGAGCGAGATGGGGCTGCGTGAGGTCGGGTAACCGCTGCTATTCAAACCAAAGGAATCGTCCTGCCGCATGCCATCAACCGTGATGCTGTTGAAACGGTTGTTGGCACCGCCGACGCTCAGACGGCCGTTGTCGACCACAGCATCCGGCGCGCGACGAATGACGTCCTTGATATCGTTGCGAATCGTGGGAGCGTTTTGAATATCGCTCGCAAAGTAAGCGGACTTGGTGGAAACCTGCATTTCCCGAGCCGCAGTGACTTTGATCACTTCAGCCTTACCCAAAGTGATGACGTCACCCGTGTTGTTGCCGGCATTCAGCTGGATGCCTTCTTTGGTGGACGTCTGCAGACCGGCTTTGGATGCTTTCAGAGTATAGGGGCCGCCGACGCGCAGACCGCTGAAGGCGAACTGGCCGCTGGCTGTGGATTTGACTTCCTTCTTGACCTGCGCGGAAGGCATTTCCAGCACAACGTCGGCATCCGCCACAGGTTTGCCTTCAGAATCGAGCACAGTTCCGCGATAGCTGGCCGAAGTCATCTGCGCCCAGGCTTTTTGAGAACCACCGACCAGAACAAAACAGCTTAGTAAAAGAGAGAGCCAGGTCCGGGCCGCTGGCATGATCCTTCGCAAAAGATAAATACGTCGATCCTGAAGCATCAGACTTTCCTTCATAACTGAAACAGATAGAGAGCGGGCTTCTTCTTACAAGATCCTCATTCAAATGGAAAGTTGAAAACCCTGGTGATTCCATGGCCCCTAGGCCAGTTATCAAGCGTCGCCGCATGTACGATGATTGTGCTTTAAATTCCTTACGACTTTTGCGTGCAGGCTAGCGAAGTTCGGCGACTCTTCATCGCGCCTTTACAGAAAATTGTTCAACTTCCACGCAGCATCCTGCTTCGTTTGCATGCGCCAAATGAGTCTTGACCCCGGGAATGAAAGCTCTGGTCAGCTGTCCTCCTTTTCTCTAAAATTCAGCCGCTACGCAGAGCCTTGTCCCACACGTTTTCGTTCGTGCGAGGAGCGGCAGCGGGCTTATTCATCCGACGCAGGGCAGACATAAGGACACAGACATGAGCAACTCCTATCGCACAGGCAGCCAGGACCCATCCGCCTGGGAGAACCTGGCTCGCAAGGATCTCGGTACGGCACCTCTCGAAACTTTGACCCGACAGACTCCAGAAGGTGTGCCGATCAAAGCACTGTATACCGCCAAAGATCTGGAAGCGGTGGAGTCTTTGGATACCCTGCCAGGCTTCGCCCCTTATACGCGCGGGCCGCGAGCCACGATGTATACGGTAAAGCCCTGGACCATTCGTCAGTACGCGGGCTTCTCCACAGCCGAGGAATCCAACGCTTTTTACCGGCAAAACCTCGCTGCTGGGCAGATGGGTCTTTCGATCGCCTTCGATCTGGCGACCCATCGCGGTTATGACTCCGATCATCCGCGCGTGATGGGGGATGTGGGAAAAGCCGGTGTGGCCATTGATTCGGTCGAGGATATGAAAATACTCTTCGATCAGATTCCGCTCGAAAAAATGAGCGTATCCATGACGATGAACGGCGCTGTGATTCCGATACTCGCGGCCTATATCGTCGCGGGTGAAGAGCAGGGCGTGAAAACTGAACAGCTGTCGGGAACGATTCAGAACGACATTCTGAAGGAATATATGGTGCGCAACACCTATATCTATCCGCCCGAACCTTCGATGCGCATAGTCGGGGATATCATAGCCTATACCGCGCATCGCATGCCGCGTTTCAACAGCATCAGCATCAGCGGTTATCACATGCAGGAGGCCGGCGCGAATTCGGCGATTGAACTGGCCTTCACTTTGGGTGACGGCATCGAGTATGTGCGCGCGGCGATCGCTCGCGGGCTGAAGGTGGATGAGTTTGCGCCCAGGCTCTCGTTTTTCTTTGCGATCGGCATGAATTTCTATATGGAAGTCGCCAAGCTGCGGGCTGCGCGTACGCTTTGGTACAAGCTGATGAAACAGTTCGAACCGAAAGACCCGCGTTCATCCATGCTCAGGACGCACTGCCAGACTTCGGGATATTCACTGACGGAACAGGATCCTTATAACAACATCATAAGGACCACGATCGAAGCCATGGCGTCGGTCTTCGGGGGAACGCAGTCGCTGCACACCAACTCGTTTGATGAAGCGGTGAGTCTTCCTTCGAATTTCTCGGCCCGCCTGGCCCGGAACACGCAGCTGATCATCCAAGAGGAAACGGATATCTGTCACGTCGTCGATCCTTTCGGTGGCAGTTATTTCATGGAGTCCCTGACCCAGGACCTTATGAACGAAGCCGAGCGCATCCTGCGCGAAGTGGAAGAGGCGGGCGGGATGGTGAAGGCCATTCAGCAGGGCATGCCGAAGCTCAAGATCGAGGAGGCTGCAGCGCGGAAGCAGGCGCGTATCGACTCCGGGCAGGATGTGATCGTCGGCGTGAACAAGTATAAGACCAAAGAGGAATCCAAGTTCGAAGTGCGGGATGTGGATAACACCAAGGTGCGCGAGCAGCAGGTGGCCCGTCTTCAGGAGATTCGTAAAAAACGGGACGCGGCTCGTGTGAAAGCCACACTGGATGCCTTGGAGGCTGGCGCGCGTGGGACCGGAAATCTTTTGGAATTGGCGGTCGATTGCATGCGCGCCCGCGCGACCGTCGGCGAGGTGTCCGATGCCATGCGGCGCGTGTTCGGGGAGCATCGCGCACCGATTCAATCCGTAAGCGCGGTTTATGCAGCGGAGTATAAGATGAAGTCTGATTTCGAGGATGCGCGCCGTGCGATCTCTGCCTTTGCCGAACAGGAAGGACGTCAGCCGCGTATTTTGATCGCCAAGCTTGGACAGGACGGACATGATCGCGGTGCGAAAGTCATTGCAACCGGCTTTGCGGACCTCGGTTTTGATGTCGATATCGGACCTTTATTCCAGACGCCGGAAGAGGCTGTAAAACAGGCCATTGAAAACGATGTGCATGTCATCGGCATCTCGTCCCAGGCGGCGGGTCACAAGACGCTGGTGCCGCGTTTGATTGAACTCCTGAAACAGCAAAATGCCGGTGACATCGCGGTCGTGGTGGGTGGTATCATTCCCCAGCAGGATTATGATTTCCTCTTCAAGAGTGGAGCGGCTGCCGTTTTTGGTCCCGGAACTCCGGTGCCAACGGCGGCGGTGGAAACTTTGGATGCGATCAAAAAGAAGAGGAAGGGATGAGCATCGACATTCAGGCTCTGGAAGCGGCGCTGGTATCCGGAGAAAGCCGGGGTCTGGCGAAGGCTCTGACTTTGATCGAAAGTCGGCGTCCCGAGCATCGACTGCTGGCCGGGAAACTGCTTTCCGCCATCTATCCCAAAACCGGCCGGGCGAATCGCATCGGAATTACAGGTTCACCGGGCGTGGGCAAGTCGACTTTCATTGAAGCTCTGGGGAAATTTTTTCTGGAGCAGGGGCACAGGCTCGCTGTGCTGGCGATCGATCCCAGCTCGCCGCGATCCCATGGCAGTATTCTGGGCGACAAGACCCGCATGGAAGAGCTGTCGGTGAATCCGAACTGTTTTATTCGACCCTCGCCATCCGGGCTTTCCCTGGGCGGCGTCGCAAGGCGCACGCGGGAATGCGTGCTGCTCTGTGAGGCGGCGGGCTATGACACCATCATCATTGAAACGGTGGGCGTCGGCCAGTCGGAGACTCTCGTGAGTTCGATGGTGGATGCCTTCGTGTTTCTGCAGCTGCCCAATGCCGGGGATCAACTGCAGGGCATCAAGAAGGGTATTTTGGAACTTGCCGATCTGGTGGTGGTGACCAAGGCCGATGGTGCGTTTGAACAGGCGGCCCGACGCGCGGTTGTGGATCATGAGTTGGCGCTTCATTATATGCAGCCCGATCCTGATCGACTGCCGGTGCGGGTGATGTCCTGCAGCGCAGTGGAAAAAAAGGGCCTGCGTGAGATCTATGTAACGCTTCTCGGGAATCTAAAAACCCTGGAGACGGATGGGCGTTTGCAGAAGAGGCGACGGCAGCAGCGCGAGGAATGGTTCGATTCCGAGCTGCAGGATCAGTTGATGGACCTTTTGCTCCGGGATCCGAATTTCAAAAAAGATACCCAGACGCTGAAAACAAAGGTCACGGGCGGATCGCTTTCCCCAACGGAAGCGGCCCAGCAGGCGATTTCAAGCCTGCAGCTCAAAGGTTTGCAGGGTGTGCCGAGGTTCTGACTCCAGCTAGGAAGGGTAGCCTTATGATAGCAGCGAGCTTACTGAATCTTATCCGTCCGAAGACGCCTGATTTCGTTCCCGGTCCCCAGCGCTATGCGCCCTTGCAATTCTTAACGGAGATGTCCCGCGATCCCTTGGGTTTTTTGAATCTGATGCAGAAGGAATACGGGGATGTCGTGCGCATGCCCTTTGCACCGGCTCCGATCTATCTTCTGACTCAGCCTGATATGATCGGCCGCGTGCTCCTCAATACCGAGAAAACCAACCGAAAATCCTTTGGCTACCGACGCCTCAAACTCCTTTTGGGGGATGGGCTCGTGACGAGTTCGGGCGAGCTTTGGAGGACGCAGCGCAAGCTCGCCACTCCCGCGTTTCATCAGAAAGCGATCCATGGTTTCTTTGAGGTCATGCAGGACGAGTGTTTGAAACTGGTGGAGGACCTGGACCGTCGCATCAGGATCAATCCTTTGATCAATATCTCAGAAGAGATGTCGCGGCTGACCTTTACCATCATCGTTCGCATTTTATTCTCCATCAATATGCAGAGCCGATCCCGCGAGGTGCAGGATGCGATGCGGGTTCTGCAGGACTACGCGCATGTCCTTTTCTATTCTGTTTGGAGGCTGCCCCTCGCGGTTCCCACGCCAGGCAATAGAAAGCCCAACAGGGCGCTTAAAAAACTGGATCAGATCGTATATCAGCTGATCCAGGAGCACAGGGAGAATCCGGATCAGTACGATGATCTGCTGTCGCATTATCTGCAGAGCGTCGATGATGAATCCGGTGCGGGGATGACGGATAAGCTTCTGCGGGACGAAGTCATCACCCTGATGCTGGCCGGGCATGAAACCACGGCGGCGACCCTGTCCTTTGCCTTTGAGTTGCTCGCGAAGAATCCACGATGCCTGGAGAATCTGGATCGCGAGTTCGCGGCGCTGCCGGATGCGAACCTGAAGCTCGGTGATCTGAGCAGGCTCGACTACACCCAGCAGGTTTTTTCCGAGGCGATGCGACTCTATCCGGCAGCGTGGGCTATCGGGCGTGAATCGACCGAAGATATCGAATTCCAGGATTATCGCTTTAAAAAGGGCAGCACCTTTATCTGTGCGCAGTATCTGATGCATCGGCATCCGAAGTATTGGACCGAGCCTGAGCTGTTTCGCCCGGAACGATTCTCGGCGGAAGAATCGAAAGGGCGTCATCCCTTTGCGTACTTTCCTTTTGGTGCCGGTCAGCGTTCCTGTATTGGTTCCAACCTGGCTCGATTGGAAGGTCAGGTCATTCTTTCCACACTCCTCCGGCACTTCAGGATGGAACCGGTTCCTGAGGCGCCCTATACGATCAAACCCCTGATCACACTCGTGGTGGATCCAGGGATCACTTTGCGTTTAAGTCGCCGTTGAAAAGCCCTGAAATGGCCGTAGTTTTGCGCTCCGCGCCTTTTCCCATAAGGAAAAGACCTGGAGTGTCCGATACGTATTAAAGCCTATGTTTTTGAAAACTTACAATCGGTATGAAGGTGGAAATTTGAACGCACACGTCTTCACATTACTGGCCCTCCTCGGCGTACTGTCCTCCTGCCACAAGGATCGCGTCATGAAGCAGGAAGTGAATCGCACAGGTCGGGTGGAGGGCAATGCGGAGACTCAAACCGAATACGAAGCGCCGGTGGATGAGAGCGTGAATATTCCCGCGCAGATTACCGGGGCGTACCTCGTTTGTCTGAAGCTCAGTTCGGATCCTGCCGCCTATCAGCAGAAAGTGGGCTGCCGCGTGGAAGCGGAAGGCGGTGTGGTGGTCGAAGACTTCAAGGATCGCGTCGATCGCATGACCTGGACCCAGAAAAAGCAGGGTTCGGCCGTGGATATAAAACTTCTGACAGCCGAGACGCTCAAGGGTTGGGTGGCGCTCTTCAGCGTTCAAGCCGATCCCACAGCCATTCAATCGAAAGTGACTTTTGATCTGTCGTTTACCATGGACGGCGTGACGACGAGCGTAAAAACGGATCTTGTGATGGTCTGGAATGAAGACTGCGCCTTGCCACCCATTCAATTTGAAAGCATCGGTGACAAGCAGGGAGCGGGCACCGCGATCGCGGATCAATTCCGGGAAAGCCATGGCGTTCGCTTCTCGACGATGAGCGGAACGCCTGTGGTCCTGGCTCAGTTCAATCAGACGAATCCCAACCCTATCGGGTATTACGGAGGACCGACCAACGTCGGGAATTTCCTGGCGTCGGATCAGAACGGTGGCCGCTTCTTTATCACCGATCGGCATAAGCAGGCGGAGATGACGGATACGCTGGTCATTGAGTATGACAAGCCTGTGAAAGAAGCGAGTATGGACCTTGTCGATATTGATTTCTCGGAAACCTATGTGATTCGGGCGCTCAATGCTCAGAATCAGATTGTGAATGAAGTGCAGGTCGCGGCCCAAACAGTCGGGGCACGCGATGGACA
Proteins encoded in this region:
- a CDS encoding transglycosylase SLT domain-containing protein — protein: MPMLRSAWTAVLMLCVSCADPLPPASSELSGYPVSLAYASAPVMMASRQPTESDLAAFIRRQVPVWGLRPQSPELLASAIRTLAMDFDLDARILTAMIAQESAFDARAVSPTGAVGLTQLTISGINEFLDQSGVVYEHLGNRVYAGSGTTYFQDAIQKHWTSFPVGKTLADFTARTEWARSCKERIFSQPDQYGAQIIAGATILKAAIAYVCAQNSRCTTETMGDAEWIRAGLERYNGDNTPRADGELTKVHYARQIMKAVMQMNF
- the meaB gene encoding methylmalonyl Co-A mutase-associated GTPase MeaB, coding for MSIDIQALEAALVSGESRGLAKALTLIESRRPEHRLLAGKLLSAIYPKTGRANRIGITGSPGVGKSTFIEALGKFFLEQGHRLAVLAIDPSSPRSHGSILGDKTRMEELSVNPNCFIRPSPSGLSLGGVARRTRECVLLCEAAGYDTIIIETVGVGQSETLVSSMVDAFVFLQLPNAGDQLQGIKKGILELADLVVVTKADGAFEQAARRAVVDHELALHYMQPDPDRLPVRVMSCSAVEKKGLREIYVTLLGNLKTLETDGRLQKRRRQQREEWFDSELQDQLMDLLLRDPNFKKDTQTLKTKVTGGSLSPTEAAQQAISSLQLKGLQGVPRF
- a CDS encoding TonB-dependent receptor translates to MLQDRRIYLLRRIMPAARTWLSLLLSCFVLVGGSQKAWAQMTSASYRGTVLDSEGKPVADADVVLEMPSAQVKKEVKSTASGQFAFSGLRVGGPYTLKASKAGLQTSTKEGIQLNAGNNTGDVITLGKAEVIKVTAAREMQVSTKSAYFASDIQNAPTIRNDIKDVIRRAPDAVVDNGRLSVGGANNRFNSITVDGMRQDDSFGLNSSGYPTSRSPISLAAIQEISVERSPFDVRYGNFLGGGINVITKSGTDEFQGSVSYTRQTDGLTGKKTKDRSYKSDFEQNQVGVSLSGPVIQDKLYFFANVEGLKSTTPASVGALGSGKPFEVERVTVDDVAQVQDISRRVYGFDAGVPSKSGKEDDLKALLKLDYTINDDHRLELKYQRAQGTNINAGGSDDRRLNLTSYGYERKDTMDSGSVRLFSDWSDALSTKFELSNKKVKTEQTPLNGNGFMEAEVKTAAGGSIYLGPDRSRHANELENSSNIIGAEANYLLDEHLITGGVQVEQIDIYNLFVPNSQGSATYDSIAAFEAQTPSRLLYANAVTNNVKDAAADWGYSVSTVYLQDEWQLTPRLTARGGVRTELYSAKGSIERNENFVNRYGFSNTEDLSGKQAILPRLGLAYKANDDLRVRGGFGLFGGGTPGVWISNSYTNTGVSTDDVDTRNPALMNGFNGREIPPAISSQLVAGDGNVDALDPDFKIPQSYKFQTGFDYTFDIPDVVDDVQFDLSYTYTKTRYGLTWKDLRRNNSSFANNLPTATGPDGRAIYDTTPSAGTAGQEFEVARGYDMLMTNTDKGYGHTASMSLYKRFNNGWNVSTGYAWQDVQEVNPGTSSVSTSNYGQVAIQYDPNDPGLDRSIYETKHRITLSTGYETSFFEDLTSSVNFFFERRSGQPYSFTMGGNRDTLGRMYGESSAFSGRNRMLFYVPKGDGSDVILNGIDEGEFNAFLNKYGLDKYRGKIAPRNAFFSDWVQKLDMRLAQDLPGFGATGKARIALDIENLPNFLNKKWGQVKQVDFPYMAAVADVGYDAASNRYIYSKLRTTEPDTVRLLESVWKMQIGVSYSF
- a CDS encoding cytochrome P450; its protein translation is MIAASLLNLIRPKTPDFVPGPQRYAPLQFLTEMSRDPLGFLNLMQKEYGDVVRMPFAPAPIYLLTQPDMIGRVLLNTEKTNRKSFGYRRLKLLLGDGLVTSSGELWRTQRKLATPAFHQKAIHGFFEVMQDECLKLVEDLDRRIRINPLINISEEMSRLTFTIIVRILFSINMQSRSREVQDAMRVLQDYAHVLFYSVWRLPLAVPTPGNRKPNRALKKLDQIVYQLIQEHRENPDQYDDLLSHYLQSVDDESGAGMTDKLLRDEVITLMLAGHETTAATLSFAFELLAKNPRCLENLDREFAALPDANLKLGDLSRLDYTQQVFSEAMRLYPAAWAIGRESTEDIEFQDYRFKKGSTFICAQYLMHRHPKYWTEPELFRPERFSAEESKGRHPFAYFPFGAGQRSCIGSNLARLEGQVILSTLLRHFRMEPVPEAPYTIKPLITLVVDPGITLRLSRR
- the scpA gene encoding methylmalonyl-CoA mutase, whose translation is MSNSYRTGSQDPSAWENLARKDLGTAPLETLTRQTPEGVPIKALYTAKDLEAVESLDTLPGFAPYTRGPRATMYTVKPWTIRQYAGFSTAEESNAFYRQNLAAGQMGLSIAFDLATHRGYDSDHPRVMGDVGKAGVAIDSVEDMKILFDQIPLEKMSVSMTMNGAVIPILAAYIVAGEEQGVKTEQLSGTIQNDILKEYMVRNTYIYPPEPSMRIVGDIIAYTAHRMPRFNSISISGYHMQEAGANSAIELAFTLGDGIEYVRAAIARGLKVDEFAPRLSFFFAIGMNFYMEVAKLRAARTLWYKLMKQFEPKDPRSSMLRTHCQTSGYSLTEQDPYNNIIRTTIEAMASVFGGTQSLHTNSFDEAVSLPSNFSARLARNTQLIIQEETDICHVVDPFGGSYFMESLTQDLMNEAERILREVEEAGGMVKAIQQGMPKLKIEEAAARKQARIDSGQDVIVGVNKYKTKEESKFEVRDVDNTKVREQQVARLQEIRKKRDAARVKATLDALEAGARGTGNLLELAVDCMRARATVGEVSDAMRRVFGEHRAPIQSVSAVYAAEYKMKSDFEDARRAISAFAEQEGRQPRILIAKLGQDGHDRGAKVIATGFADLGFDVDIGPLFQTPEEAVKQAIENDVHVIGISSQAAGHKTLVPRLIELLKQQNAGDIAVVVGGIIPQQDYDFLFKSGAAAVFGPGTPVPTAAVETLDAIKKKRKG